The Ignatzschineria rhizosphaerae genome contains a region encoding:
- a CDS encoding uracil-DNA glycosylase — MDIRQAEYLKLLGIQAWCQQEDLPQVQENLKALKLAAKGISPSVVSQNGQQSPVNMIANSEALSKDISRREEPAHLAEDLQSANYAANLSINKERFSQQLQEVTDGLRVNVAPKVAESIAVKSAFEAKAFSYNAQASIFAEPFAQAIKNCLGCDFSQSRHQVTLPRQSQNARVMIITDIPLKEEMFQGHVLDRSDESFFFKAMKAVGLSPDMLYITPFIKCRPPELRDVSDKEWHACFQVLKREILEVSPEMIFLLGRTSVKFLLQKELPFESLRRERHLIRIDDFEVPVVISHSPRVYAKNSRLKANFWQDLKFLRRQLG, encoded by the coding sequence ATGGATATTAGGCAAGCAGAGTACTTGAAACTACTAGGAATCCAAGCTTGGTGTCAGCAAGAGGATCTTCCACAAGTTCAAGAAAATCTCAAAGCCTTAAAACTTGCGGCAAAAGGTATTTCTCCATCAGTTGTTTCACAAAATGGGCAACAATCACCTGTAAATATGATCGCTAATAGCGAAGCACTCTCTAAAGATATTTCTCGCCGAGAAGAGCCTGCGCATCTTGCGGAAGATTTACAAAGTGCTAATTACGCTGCAAATCTCTCTATTAATAAGGAGCGTTTTAGTCAGCAGTTACAAGAGGTTACTGATGGATTGCGTGTCAATGTAGCACCAAAAGTTGCAGAATCTATCGCTGTTAAATCAGCTTTTGAAGCCAAAGCATTTTCTTATAATGCGCAAGCTTCAATTTTCGCGGAGCCTTTTGCGCAGGCTATTAAAAATTGCTTAGGCTGCGATTTTTCACAAAGTAGACATCAAGTCACATTACCAAGGCAATCTCAAAATGCGCGTGTAATGATTATTACAGATATCCCCTTAAAGGAAGAGATGTTCCAAGGGCATGTTTTAGATCGTAGTGATGAATCCTTTTTCTTTAAAGCGATGAAAGCTGTGGGATTATCGCCCGATATGCTCTATATCACGCCATTTATTAAATGCCGGCCACCTGAGCTTCGGGATGTGAGTGATAAAGAATGGCATGCTTGTTTTCAAGTTTTAAAACGTGAGATTTTAGAAGTTTCCCCAGAGATGATCTTCTTATTAGGGCGAACTTCTGTGAAGTTTTTATTACAAAAAGAGCTCCCATTTGAATCGCTTCGTCGAGAAAGGCATCTTATTCGTATCGATGATTTTGAGGTTCCTGTGGTGATTTCTCATTCTCCGCGAGTTTATGCAAAAAACTCCCGCTTAAAAGCGAACTTCTGGCAAGACCTTAAGTTTCTCCGAAGACAGCTCGGTTAA
- a CDS encoding ankyrin repeat domain-containing protein, translating to MNPQITNFFENIKKGNIDAIKTALIDDPKLLHAQDSQKRTTLLTAAMHQQYALCDYFIEAGVDLNLQDNSCLNPFLWAIINNDLKLVKRLIKTNNVDLKLLTRFGGNGIVPAAEKGHLEIVEYLLTHTDINPNHTNNLGWTALIEAIILNDGGERQQKIIELLLKNGADPNMVDAYGKTPLTLAKEKGYLAIAEILLNYGGK from the coding sequence ATGAATCCTCAGATAACAAATTTTTTTGAGAATATCAAAAAAGGTAATATAGATGCCATAAAAACCGCATTAATAGATGATCCCAAGCTACTACATGCGCAAGATTCTCAAAAAAGAACAACGCTATTAACTGCTGCAATGCACCAACAATATGCGCTCTGTGATTATTTTATTGAAGCAGGTGTTGATCTTAATCTACAAGATAACAGCTGTTTGAACCCTTTTTTGTGGGCTATTATTAATAATGATTTAAAACTTGTAAAACGTCTCATTAAAACAAATAACGTAGATCTTAAACTACTCACAAGATTTGGCGGAAATGGGATCGTTCCTGCTGCTGAAAAGGGACATTTAGAGATCGTTGAGTACCTTTTAACACATACAGATATTAATCCTAATCACACCAATAACTTAGGATGGACAGCGCTCATTGAAGCCATCATTCTCAATGATGGTGGAGAGCGACAACAAAAAATCATTGAGCTTTTACTCAAAAATGGCGCTGATCCCAATATGGTGGATGCTTATGGTAAAACGCCGCTCACTCTTGCGAAAGAAAAAGGTTACTTAGCCATTGCCGAGATACTCCTTAACTATGGTGGCAAATAG
- a CDS encoding sulfurtransferase TusA family protein — translation MTLIDDNQSIVEIDLKGLNCPMPILKTKQALMKAKGGDILRVLATDPHSEIDFKAYLVRTNHQLLDFTIEDGVFTFLIQKA, via the coding sequence ATGACTTTAATAGACGACAATCAATCAATCGTAGAAATTGATCTGAAAGGGCTAAATTGTCCGATGCCGATTTTAAAGACAAAGCAAGCTTTAATGAAAGCAAAAGGTGGGGATATTCTGCGAGTATTGGCAACGGATCCCCATTCTGAGATTGATTTTAAGGCTTATCTCGTTCGTACAAATCATCAATTATTAGACTTTACGATTGAAGATGGTGTGTTTACCTTTTTAATTCAAAAGGCTTAA
- the pssA gene encoding CDP-diacylglycerol--serine O-phosphatidyltransferase: MINQKDNSKTSQKKSNAIYVLPNLITTAAMLCGFLAILTALDAYYGSHSGDTTQTFTQAAILVFVAMIFDGLDGRVARMTNSSSAFGEQYDSLSDLISFGIAPALIIYLWALKEGHFVNLIGGISLGGISWFVAYLYLACAALRLARFNVQIGSVDKRFFVGMPSPTAAAIVVGFVWFGESLQLSGPLKDYGALFLTLYSGLMMVTNIKFFSFKDIHFQNPVPFFVWVLVVITLSILLVCIVRFPGEAIFLVLFGYGLSGPIYAILRHRKRDQLKSEKSQRQAHKEGINGTDAEESTDNVETDTVETDNKN; encoded by the coding sequence ATGATCAATCAGAAAGATAATAGTAAAACTTCACAGAAAAAAAGTAATGCAATCTATGTATTGCCGAACTTAATTACAACGGCGGCAATGCTCTGTGGATTTTTAGCAATTCTCACCGCGTTAGATGCTTATTATGGATCTCACTCAGGTGATACGACACAAACCTTCACGCAAGCTGCTATTTTAGTCTTTGTGGCGATGATCTTTGATGGCTTAGATGGTCGTGTTGCAAGAATGACAAATAGTTCAAGTGCTTTTGGTGAGCAGTATGACTCTTTGTCAGATCTTATCTCGTTTGGTATAGCGCCAGCGCTGATTATCTATCTTTGGGCACTTAAAGAAGGCCATTTTGTGAATCTTATTGGGGGAATCTCTTTAGGTGGGATCTCTTGGTTTGTTGCATATCTCTATTTAGCCTGCGCAGCGCTTAGATTAGCACGATTTAATGTGCAAATTGGGAGTGTTGATAAGCGTTTCTTCGTGGGAATGCCAAGTCCAACAGCTGCCGCTATTGTTGTAGGCTTTGTCTGGTTTGGTGAAAGTTTACAACTTTCGGGGCCTTTAAAAGATTATGGGGCACTGTTTTTAACACTTTATAGTGGCTTAATGATGGTGACCAATATTAAGTTCTTTAGTTTTAAAGACATTCACTTTCAAAATCCAGTGCCATTTTTTGTATGGGTTTTAGTAGTGATCACACTCAGTATATTACTGGTATGTATCGTTAGATTCCCAGGGGAGGCTATTTTCTTAGTACTCTTTGGCTATGGTTTATCTGGCCCAATTTATGCAATATTACGTCATCGTAAGCGTGATCAGCTTAAGAGTGAAAAGAGTCAACGCCAAGCACATAAAGAGGGGATTAATGGTACAGATGCCGAGGAATCAACGGATAATGTTGAGACTGATACTGTAGAAACGGATAACAAAAATTAA
- the rimI gene encoding ribosomal protein S18-alanine N-acetyltransferase: protein MDIQQLLKIEEATLADLDEILEIEVRAYPVPWSRDQMMDVFNQKVIRLKLLMDGQLIGYAFVSIILDEGHLLHITVDPIHHGKRLGRYLLEEVLKLGDTHQLATIFLEVREGNTPARALYDRIGFNQVGVRKGYYPCKINGREDAIVMAYTVPSDTFNFQLS from the coding sequence GTGGATATTCAGCAATTATTAAAAATTGAGGAAGCAACTTTAGCAGATTTAGATGAGATCTTAGAGATTGAGGTGAGAGCATATCCTGTTCCATGGAGCCGGGATCAGATGATGGATGTGTTTAATCAGAAAGTGATCCGTTTAAAGCTTTTGATGGATGGACAGCTGATAGGTTATGCTTTTGTGTCAATTATTTTAGATGAAGGACATCTATTACATATTACGGTAGATCCTATTCATCATGGGAAGCGTCTTGGCCGATATCTGTTAGAAGAAGTCTTAAAATTGGGGGATACGCACCAATTAGCGACCATTTTTCTGGAAGTGCGAGAAGGTAATACGCCAGCAAGAGCCCTATATGATCGTATTGGTTTTAATCAAGTGGGGGTAAGAAAAGGTTATTATCCTTGTAAGATTAATGGGCGAGAAGATGCGATAGTCATGGCATATACCGTTCCCTCTGATACATTTAATTTTCAGCTATCGTAA